CAAACAGTTTTGGCATTCTGGTAAGCCAATATCAAAACAAACCATGGGCAACACACATTCCGTTAGAACTAGAGGTGAACAAAGTTGGAAACGAAGTACTCACCGCTCATATTGCCAAAGCCAACCCACAATGGCGAGAATTTGACCAAAATGAAGAAGTACTCTGTATCTTTAATGGTCCGCATTCCTATGTATCCTCATCTTGGTATAAAAAGGAAGAAGTTCCTACATGGAACTATATTGCAGTTCATGTATATGGAAAATTGAAGGTTTTAAGTGAAGAAGAAGTTATGGCCTCTATGCGCAGATTGGTAAACAAGTACGAAGCGAATTCAAAAAACCCCATTTCTCTTGATAATATGTCACCCCACACGCTGAAACAAATTAAGGGTGTGGTAGGGTTTGAAATAGAAATAACTGATATTCAAGCACAGTACAAATTATCTAAAAACCGAGAACAAGACCACCCCAAAATCATTGAAGAACTGGAGGATACCAAAGTTCCAATGCGTATTGAAATTGCTAAAGCCATGAAAAAAAATAATTCTTAGAGCGATTTGTACGCCTTAAGAATACGCTCTATTTTTTGGTTTTTATCTTCATTTACAACTTTACGTTCAGGAGTTTCATCAAACCATTTTAAGGTTCTTCTGATTCCTTCTGAAAAAGGAATGGTTGCCTTAAAGTCAGGCACAAATGTTTTGATTTTGGAATTGTCAAAAATTACACTTTCACCTTTATCTGCTAATAAAGTACCTGTAAAAGAGGGCTCCATCTTACAAATAAAGTCGGATGCAATGTGTACTACCCTTGCCTCAAACCCCAGCGCATCAGCAAAAATTTTGTAAATCATATTCCAACTCAATATTTCGTCGGACGTAATATGAAAGGCATGACCAATAGCAGTTGTTAATCCCAAAAGACCTACAAACCCTTTTGCAAAATCATCTGCATGGGTAACCGTCCATAAAGAGGTGCCATCTCCATGAATAATAATTTCTTCGCCATTTATAATACGTTTGGCTGTTGTCCATTCTCTGAAACCACCTATGGCAATAGGAATTACCGTGTCATAGGTTAATGATGGGCGAACAATGGTTATAGGAAAACCTGTTTCCCTATACGCTTGCATTAAACGGTCTTCACTTCTAATTTTTTCTTGAGAATAATCCCATAAATTATTACAAAGTGGGGTGGATTCCGTGATAATAGGATATTGCAAGGGAGTCTGGTAACATGATGCAGAACTGATAAAAATATATTGTTTGGTTTTCCCTTGAAATAATTGAATATCACGCTCTATATCTTCCGGTGTAAAAGCAATCCAGTTTACGACCACATCCCAAGAATGTTTTTGTAGTTCGGACAGTTCTTCCGGTTTATTGATATCACCAAAAATAGTATTGACACCTTCCATGCCTGCTTTATTCGTACCTCTGTTTAAATGATACAATTCAATACCTTTCTCTACGGCCAAACGACTAGATGCCGTACTGATATTCCCTGTTCCTCCTATAAATAAAACCTTCATTTCGCTATTGCTTTTTCGTTGCTCGAATATAAACATAACCCATCATAATCAGGCCGGGTAGATCCTGAAATAAATGAACTGTTACTCTTTAAAGCGTATTTTTGATTAAAGGGGAAAATGCTTAAAAACTAAAACTATGGCCTACGATGAATATTTAGCCGACCGATCCAGACAAATCTTAAAACAAAAGCATGTCTTCTTTGAAGAAAAGAAAATGATGGGAGGTCTTTGTTTTATGGTCGATGAAAAAATGTGTTTTGGACTTGATTCCGATAAAAAATCCGGGGAGTCTCGTATGATGGCAAGGGTAGGAACAGAAAATTACGAAAAGGCGTTGCAACAACCCCATTGCGGGCCAATGAACTTTACCGGTCGTGCCATGAAAGGGTATGTCTACGTTTTTGCCGATGGATTGGATACGGATGAAGATTTAGCAAAATGGATTCAACTCTGCCTAGATTTCAATCCTTTGGCCAAAAGCAGCAAAAAGAAAAACAAGAAATAAAAAAATCCCTGACGAACGCAATTGTCCATCAGGGATTCTTCATTTAAAACACTAAAATTATATTTCTTCTGCCAACCAAGCTTTCATCATCCAAACGGTCTTTTCTTGACCTGTGATAAAATCGCTCATCATAGAGTTGGTTCCTTCGTCTCCAGATTTGTCCGAAGCATCTAGAATACGTCTTTCGATTACCAAAAGTTCTTTTAATGAATCTACTATCAACCGAATAGCATCTTCGTCTTGGGTAATATTCTTACCTACGGGAACTTTTGCATTTTTAATATAATCTTCAAAAGTATGTAACGGTACTCCTCCTAGAGTAAGTACACGCTCAGCAATTTCATCTACATTAAGATTTGCCTCTGTATATAACTCTTCAAATTTTGGGTGAAGTTCAAAAAAACGTTTCCCTTTTATATTCCAATGAATACCTCTTAAATTTTGGTAATATCTTTGAAAATTTGCTAATAATTCATTCAAATCTTCACTTAGTGATTTTGAATCTTTTTCGCTTAATCCTATACTATTTAGTTTCATGGTTCTTGTTGTTTAAAATATAGTACAAAGGTACTGAATATTAGACCCCGCTATATGATTGATATCATTGATAGTTTTTATATTTTTATCATTCGAACTTATAGCAAATGACAATTACTCAATTACAATATGTACTGGCAGTTGCCGAGTATAAAAACTTTACCCTAGCAGCAGAAAAAAGCTTTGTTACGCAACCTACTTTAAGCATGCAAGTGCAAAAGTTAGAAGACGAACTAGACGTGTTAATTTTCGACCGGAGTAAAAAACCTATTTCAATTACGGAGGTTGGAGAGAAAATAGTAGCCCAAGCCAAAAACATTGTAAATGAAGCCAGTAGAATTAAAGATGTTGTAGACCAAGAAAAAGGATTTATAGGAGGGGATTTTACTTTAGGCATTATTCCCACTATCATGCCCACATTGCTGCCCATGTTTCTCAAATCCTTTATTAATAAGTATCCAAAAGTGAACTTAATAATAAAGGAACAAAGCACGGAAACCCTTATTAGGAACATTCAAGATGGGCATATAGACGCGGCAATTGCAGCTACACCATTGGGGATTGAGTTTATTAAAGAGCGTCCGTTATATTATGAACCGTTTGTAGGCTATGTTCCCAAAGAACATAGACTTGGTAATGCCGATAAACTAAAGCCCGAAGATTTAGATATTAGCGATGTACTCTTATTACAAGATGGGCATTGCTTTAGAGACAATGTCATTAATCTTTGTAAAGCACCCAGAAACTTAGATACTAAGCAGTTTCGTTTAGAAAGTGGCAGCTTTGAGACCTTAATTAATTTAGCCGATGAAAATTTAGGGATGACACTTCTACCCTATTTAAATACATTGGTACTGGATGAGAAAAAGAAAAGTAAACTAAAGTATTTTGAAGCTCCTTCACCTGCACGTGAAATAAGTTTAATTTATCACAAAAGTGAATTAAAAATTCAAATTACGGATGCTTTAAGGGATGTTATCTCTAGCATTGTAAGAGGAGCTATCGCTTTTCAGGATGTGCAGATTATAAGCCCTATTAATAAATAGACTTTATTCCCTTTATTAGCCACACTTTTTGTGCTATACTAGTGTGTGATAAAGCACCAATACTAAAAAAACCCTCCTAATGGAGGGCTTTTTTGTTATGACTTAATATAAATAAGTGTTTGTTTTAGTTCTGGTTTGTCTGTAATGAATTGCTGTAACCAGAGTTTTAATTCATCTACTTCTTCTGGAAGTAGCATTGATATTGCTTTTTGTAATTCTTTAATAAATAATCTTGAGTCAAAACTTACTTTTCTCAATACTGTTTTAGAGTATTCAAGCATAGCTCTAGCCATATTTCAAAATATTTAAGTTATTAGTTGTCTTAAGAGATATTCTCTCTTCATAAAGTTAAACAATTATGCATTTACTATATTGCATCCGTGTAGTTAAATCTTAGCTAAATTCTTGTTAAATAGCCGTATAACGGGCGGTCCCAGACTAAAAAAAGATGAAAAAAATTCTATTTGCCTTCGTTATTCTTATTATTGCAACTAGCTGTAATTCAACCAAAAAGACCATACAAAAATCTACGAGCAGTGTTGTTTCATCCGATTTTTATAAAAATCAATTCGTGGGTTTATTGGTTTTGGACCCAGAAACTAACGACACCCTGTACACGCACCAAAGTGAGAAATACTTTACACCTGCAAGCAACACCAAAATATTTACGCTCTTTGCTTCTCTACAATTATTGCCGGAAAATGTTCCCGCTCTAAAATACACTGTAGAAAATAACACCTTATATGTACAGGGAACAGGAGACCCTTCTTTGCTTCACCCGCACTTTGAAGACCGTACAGCTTTCAATTTTTTAAAAAAATATAACACCATAGTTTTTGACCTAAATAATTTAGAAGACGAAAAGTTAGGTCAAGGTTGGGCTTGGGACGATTACCAATATTACTACCAACCAGAAATAACCCCTTTACCACTTTACGGGAATGTTACAAGTATCTCAAATACAAACGGACTGAACGTTACCCCAGACCTATTTAAAGAAGCTGTGGTGCGTACGTGGTATAAAAAGAATCGAGAGTTAAAACATAATACATTTTACTTTTCACCATCTCGTAAGGACACTATTGAAATTCCCTACCGAACAGATTCTGTTTTGACCAGACAATTATTAGAATCTGCACTGAACAAAAAAATTACTTTGTCCAAACAACTTATCCCTGGTGAAAAGGAAATACTCTATGGACAACTGTCCGACTCACTTTATGTGCGAATGATGCATGAAAGCGATAATTTCATAGCTGAACAATTACTGGTTGTATCATCCTCAACCCTATCCGATACACTGAGCGGCAAAAAAACAAGGAAATATATTCTTGAAAATAAACTAGCAGATCTTAGACAGCCGCCAAGATGGGTTGATGGTTCGGGACTTTCACGCTACAACTTATTCTCACCGGAATCTATGGTTGCTGTGCTTAATAAAATATACCGAAATGTGCCAAAGCAGCGCCTGTTCTCAATTTTTCCGGAAAGTGGAGTTTCAGGAACGCTAGAAACATGGGATTATGATGGAGGATATCCAAAACTCTACGCCAAATCCGGGAGCTTGAGCAACAATTATTGCCTAAGCGGATACCTCATCACCAAAACAGGAAAAACATTGATATTTAGTTTTATGAACAACCATTACCAGCAATCTACCTCAGAAGTAAAAAAGAGAATACAACAAGTTCTAAGGCAAATAGCAGACAGCTATTAATATAATTTAAGACTTAGCTGAAATGGACTAAGGCAATAATAACTTGTGGACCGCTGCATATTGTAACAACAAAATGGTTTTTGCATCTTTGATTGCACCGGAAGCTATCATGCTCATAGCCACATCAAACGGATATTCCAA
This genomic interval from Zobellia roscoffensis contains the following:
- a CDS encoding FMN-binding negative transcriptional regulator → MFIPTNHRNENLSEIRAFLKANSFGILVSQYQNKPWATHIPLELEVNKVGNEVLTAHIAKANPQWREFDQNEEVLCIFNGPHSYVSSSWYKKEEVPTWNYIAVHVYGKLKVLSEEEVMASMRRLVNKYEANSKNPISLDNMSPHTLKQIKGVVGFEIEITDIQAQYKLSKNREQDHPKIIEELEDTKVPMRIEIAKAMKKNNS
- a CDS encoding NAD-dependent epimerase/dehydratase family protein produces the protein MKVLFIGGTGNISTASSRLAVEKGIELYHLNRGTNKAGMEGVNTIFGDINKPEELSELQKHSWDVVVNWIAFTPEDIERDIQLFQGKTKQYIFISSASCYQTPLQYPIITESTPLCNNLWDYSQEKIRSEDRLMQAYRETGFPITIVRPSLTYDTVIPIAIGGFREWTTAKRIINGEEIIIHGDGTSLWTVTHADDFAKGFVGLLGLTTAIGHAFHITSDEILSWNMIYKIFADALGFEARVVHIASDFICKMEPSFTGTLLADKGESVIFDNSKIKTFVPDFKATIPFSEGIRRTLKWFDETPERKVVNEDKNQKIERILKAYKSL
- a CDS encoding TfoX/Sxy family protein → MAYDEYLADRSRQILKQKHVFFEEKKMMGGLCFMVDEKMCFGLDSDKKSGESRMMARVGTENYEKALQQPHCGPMNFTGRAMKGYVYVFADGLDTDEDLAKWIQLCLDFNPLAKSSKKKNKK
- a CDS encoding Dps family protein, yielding MKLNSIGLSEKDSKSLSEDLNELLANFQRYYQNLRGIHWNIKGKRFFELHPKFEELYTEANLNVDEIAERVLTLGGVPLHTFEDYIKNAKVPVGKNITQDEDAIRLIVDSLKELLVIERRILDASDKSGDEGTNSMMSDFITGQEKTVWMMKAWLAEEI
- a CDS encoding LysR substrate-binding domain-containing protein; protein product: MTITQLQYVLAVAEYKNFTLAAEKSFVTQPTLSMQVQKLEDELDVLIFDRSKKPISITEVGEKIVAQAKNIVNEASRIKDVVDQEKGFIGGDFTLGIIPTIMPTLLPMFLKSFINKYPKVNLIIKEQSTETLIRNIQDGHIDAAIAATPLGIEFIKERPLYYEPFVGYVPKEHRLGNADKLKPEDLDISDVLLLQDGHCFRDNVINLCKAPRNLDTKQFRLESGSFETLINLADENLGMTLLPYLNTLVLDEKKKSKLKYFEAPSPAREISLIYHKSELKIQITDALRDVISSIVRGAIAFQDVQIISPINK
- a CDS encoding D-alanyl-D-alanine carboxypeptidase/D-alanyl-D-alanine-endopeptidase, producing MKKILFAFVILIIATSCNSTKKTIQKSTSSVVSSDFYKNQFVGLLVLDPETNDTLYTHQSEKYFTPASNTKIFTLFASLQLLPENVPALKYTVENNTLYVQGTGDPSLLHPHFEDRTAFNFLKKYNTIVFDLNNLEDEKLGQGWAWDDYQYYYQPEITPLPLYGNVTSISNTNGLNVTPDLFKEAVVRTWYKKNRELKHNTFYFSPSRKDTIEIPYRTDSVLTRQLLESALNKKITLSKQLIPGEKEILYGQLSDSLYVRMMHESDNFIAEQLLVVSSSTLSDTLSGKKTRKYILENKLADLRQPPRWVDGSGLSRYNLFSPESMVAVLNKIYRNVPKQRLFSIFPESGVSGTLETWDYDGGYPKLYAKSGSLSNNYCLSGYLITKTGKTLIFSFMNNHYQQSTSEVKKRIQQVLRQIADSY